The Terriglobales bacterium region CGGCCTCTTCGCCCAGTTGCGCCGCCAATTCGCCCTCGCGCCGGAGATTCTCCGCCGAGGGGTCCAGGGTTACTGCGCGACGGATGGCCTCGAGGGCCTCCTGCTTCTTGCCAGCGCCGATCAGCTCGTTGGCCACCACGCTGTAGGTTTCCATGGCTTCGCGCGGATCTGAGGCTTCCAGCAACTCCGCGTATTGCAATGTGCGGGCATGCGTGGCGCCACCCATCCGCAGCAGGCGTTTGTAGCTGTTAATCGCCTCCGCTACATGACCGCTGGAAACCTGGCGATCAAACAATTCCGCCTGCAGGTTGATGGCTTCGTTCGGTTGGTTCAGCGATAGACAAACATCCACAGCGCGCTGGCGGATGGAGTCGTTGTCAGGATCCTCCTCGAGAATTGCCTGGAATTCTCCCAGGGCCTGGGAGAGTTTGCCTCTCTGCAGCAGTTTTTCCGCTTTTTCCAGGTGCTTAGCCGTGTCGGACATGAGGGATTCGGCCAGAAAAGACGAGTTTACCTCTTTGGCGGCGATTCTACCCGAGCCAGCGTATTGTAAGCGGAGGTAACTGCCGCGGCAATGCACCGAAGCTTCACCAAGGTGCGACTTTTGCCTTACCCCTTTGTTGCATGCCGCGGCTTAGTTGTGGCGTTGGTTCGAGTGGCTTTGCGGGTTCTGCCCTCCTCACTAGAATGCCTCGGATGCCCGATCCGCTGCTGCGCTACCGGACCGAATTCCCTATCCTGGAGAAGACCACCTACCTCATCAGCAATTCCCTGGGTGCGATGCCGCGAGGTGTTTATGAAGCGATGCATGGCTACGCCGAAACATGGGCCACGCGCGGAGTCCGAGCCTGGGAGGAAAGATGGTGGATGCTGGGTGCAATTGTGGGCAGCGAAATTGGCGCGCTCATGAACGCACCTTTGGGATCTGTTTCCACCCACCAGAACGTTACTACCTGCCAGGCGATCGTTGCTTCCTGCCTGGATTTTTCCAGCAGTCGCAATAAGGTTGTGTTTTGCGATCTGAACTTTCCCTCTTTGATGTACTTCTGGCATGCCCAGCAATCGCGCGGGGCGCAGGTGCATGTGGTTCCCACCGACGGCATTCATGTGCCGCTCGAGGCCATGCTCGACGCCATCGACGAGCGCACTCTGATCGTTCCGATGTCTCACGTCATCTTTCGCAGCGCCTATATCCAGGACGCGAAGGCCATCGTGGAGAAGGCCCACCGGGTGGGGGCGATGGTGTTGCTTGATATCTTCCAGTCTCTTGGATCGGTGCCGATCGATATCGAGGCGCTGAACGTGGATTTTGCCTGCGGCGGCGTTCTCAAGTGGCTTTGTGGCGGACCGGGTGTGGCCTTTCTTTATGTCCGCCCCGATCTCGGGCGCCAACTCGAACCTAAATTCACCGGCTGGATTGCTCACGCCGATCCCTTTGCGTTTGAAGTGGGCCCACAACGCTATGCCAACACCTCGTACCGATTCATGACGGGAACCCCGAATATCCCGGCACTTTATGCTGCTCGCCCTGGACTCAGAATCATTCTCGAGGCCGGGATTCCCGCGATCCGCGCCAAGTCGAGGCGCCAAACCGCCGAATTGATTCGCCTCGCTGACGAGCGCGGCTGGTGCGTCATGTCGCCACGCGATCCCGAACATCGCGGCGGCACCGTTTCCATCGACATGCCCGACTCGAAGCGCGTTTGCGAAGAACTCCTTAAGCGCGATGTGCTGGTGGACTGGCGACCTTTCGCTGGCGTCCGCATGTCGCCGCATTTCTATACCCGAGACGAAGAGTTGCAGATCGCCATCGAAGCCGTCGAGCAGATCCTGGCAACACGCGCACCGCGGACTCCTTGAGGGGTGCTTTCCTAATCGCAACGGGTTTTGGTGACGCCCGATGGGTGGCAACGGGCATCTGCCTACGCACGAGTTTTTTCATCCAAAGATTGACTTTCGCCTTCTCTTCGCTAATACTTTGCACAGAATTCGGGCAAGGGCAGAGGAATCGAGTATGGCTCTCACGCGGCGGCAGCGGCAGGTATACGACTTCATCGCAGAATTTGTGCAGCAGCATGGCTACTCTCCCTCCTTTGAGGAGATCGGGGACGGATTGCGGCTCAGCTCGCTGGCTACTGTGCACAAGCACATCACCAATCTGGAGAAAAAGGGACTGCTGCGGCGCGATTACAACCGCAGCCGGTCGATTGACCTGATTCCGCCGCGCGGCCGGGTGAAGCAATCGATCGTTGCCAGTGCGTTGACGCTGCCGCTGGTGGGGCGGATCGCTGCCGGCAGGCCGGTTGAGGCCCTCGAAAATCCGGAGACGCTGTCACTTTCTGACTTCACACAGTCCAAAGATGTTTTCGTTCTGCGGGTTACCGGCGAGTCGATGCAGGATGAACACATCGTGGATGGTGATTTTGTGATTGTCGAGAAGGCCCAGACAGCGCGCAATGGTGAGATCGTGGTGGCGCTGGTGGATGGCTCCGACGCTACTTTGAAGCGCTTCTACGCTGAAGGAGAGAAAATCCGACTCCAGCCCTCGAATATCCGCATGCAGCCCATCATCGTTCCCGCCGCAGCGGTCCAAGTGCAGGGGAGGGTGATCGGAGTGCTGCGCAAATACTAGGCACGAATCGGATTCGCTGGCATCGCAAAAAAACCCAGCCAATTCTGGCTGGGCTCGATGTTTGTTATGAGGGTCCCCGGCAATTACGCCAAATGCTTGTCGATAGCCTTCTGGATGGTTTCTTTGGGCACGTAGCCCACGATCTGCTCGGCAACCTGTCCGCCCTTGAACAGCAACAGAGTGGGAATTCCGCGCACGTTGTAGCGCTGGGGTGTGGCTACGTTCTTGTCCACATCCATCTTGCCGACTTTGATTTTGCCGGTATAGGTATTGGCCACTTCGTCAACGATAGGCGCCAGTGCACGGCACGGGCCGCACCAGGCTGCCCAGAAATCCACTACTACCGGCTGATCCGATTTCAGCACCTGCTGATCGAAGTTCGCGTCAGTGACCTCAAAAATCAACTCATTCGCCATATTCTTCCTGAACTCTCCCAATCTTCAAATAATTGCGCCATAGCGATAATTGCGCTTAATCCGTGTTCCGAGCCACCAAATAAGAGCCTGGGGGAACCGGCTAGTATCGTAACCTATATGATGCGGATTGCGTAAGAAGGTCGCAAGCGGCCTGTGGGCGCAGGTTGCAGCCCCACCCCGTTTTGGGACATCCAACAACCGGAGAGATTTGTGTCGATTACGAGTGAAGAAGAGCTGCAGGGAATGCGAGCCGCCGGAGTGGTTGTTGCCAAGATGCTGCTGGCGATGAAGCAGGCAGCACGTCGTGGCGTCACCACGGGGGAGCTGGACGCGATCGGCGCCAACGTCATGCGCGAGGAAGGCGCAAAGTCTGCACCCGTGCTGGTTTACGGCTTCCCTGGATCGGTTTGCATCAGCGTGAATGATGAGGCGGTTCACGGGATTCCCGGCAACCGGCCTTTGCGCGAAGGCGACCTGTTAAAGCTCGATGTTACCGTCGAGAAGGACGGCTACATGGCCGATGCCGCCATCACCGTGGCCGTGGGAGAGACCAGCTCAGTGGCCCGCCGCCTGGCCCATTGCGCCGAGAAGGCCTTCCAAAAAGCTTTGGGTGTTGCCCGAGCGGGACAGCCAGTGCGGGAAATCGGGAGGGTTGTCGAAGAAGAAGTACACCGTGCCGGATTCTCCGTAATTCGCGACCTCTGCGGCCATGGCATCGGGCGCACTATTCACGAAAAGCCGTCGGTACCTAACTACCCCGATCCAAACTCGAACGAGCTGCTGACTGAAGGCCTGGTGATCACGGTGGAACCGATCATTTCGGCCGGGACGGGCGATGTTTTTCTCGGTCAGGATGGGTGGACGGTGCGGACGCGGGACCGCAAGCTAAGCGCCCATCACGAGCACACTATCATGATTACCCGCAGTGAGCCGGTGATCCTGACGAGCGCGGCATAGCTGGCAATTGGAGCGCCGGAAGCACGCCAAAAAGCCGGCGGAAGGGTGGTTGACTCACGCAAGGCGAGGCCGCTCCAGATCCCCAAAAATTAGAAGCGCCCTGGACCTTGCGGAACCAGGACGCCACGGCAGCCCTCCCCCAGAACTGCCTAACAACGGGGCCATTCTATGTACGCTCGGTCAGGGGTGTAAATGTCACTTCGGTAACAGCGGGAGTAACGAGCGGTAACCTGGGGCTTGTCTCGTCAGGGCAA contains the following coding sequences:
- the lexA gene encoding transcriptional repressor LexA, yielding MALTRRQRQVYDFIAEFVQQHGYSPSFEEIGDGLRLSSLATVHKHITNLEKKGLLRRDYNRSRSIDLIPPRGRVKQSIVASALTLPLVGRIAAGRPVEALENPETLSLSDFTQSKDVFVLRVTGESMQDEHIVDGDFVIVEKAQTARNGEIVVALVDGSDATLKRFYAEGEKIRLQPSNIRMQPIIVPAAAVQVQGRVIGVLRKY
- a CDS encoding aminotransferase class V-fold PLP-dependent enzyme, producing MPDPLLRYRTEFPILEKTTYLISNSLGAMPRGVYEAMHGYAETWATRGVRAWEERWWMLGAIVGSEIGALMNAPLGSVSTHQNVTTCQAIVASCLDFSSSRNKVVFCDLNFPSLMYFWHAQQSRGAQVHVVPTDGIHVPLEAMLDAIDERTLIVPMSHVIFRSAYIQDAKAIVEKAHRVGAMVLLDIFQSLGSVPIDIEALNVDFACGGVLKWLCGGPGVAFLYVRPDLGRQLEPKFTGWIAHADPFAFEVGPQRYANTSYRFMTGTPNIPALYAARPGLRIILEAGIPAIRAKSRRQTAELIRLADERGWCVMSPRDPEHRGGTVSIDMPDSKRVCEELLKRDVLVDWRPFAGVRMSPHFYTRDEELQIAIEAVEQILATRAPRTP
- the map gene encoding type I methionyl aminopeptidase, translated to MSITSEEELQGMRAAGVVVAKMLLAMKQAARRGVTTGELDAIGANVMREEGAKSAPVLVYGFPGSVCISVNDEAVHGIPGNRPLREGDLLKLDVTVEKDGYMADAAITVAVGETSSVARRLAHCAEKAFQKALGVARAGQPVREIGRVVEEEVHRAGFSVIRDLCGHGIGRTIHEKPSVPNYPDPNSNELLTEGLVITVEPIISAGTGDVFLGQDGWTVRTRDRKLSAHHEHTIMITRSEPVILTSAA
- the trxA gene encoding thioredoxin, translated to MANELIFEVTDANFDQQVLKSDQPVVVDFWAAWCGPCRALAPIVDEVANTYTGKIKVGKMDVDKNVATPQRYNVRGIPTLLLFKGGQVAEQIVGYVPKETIQKAIDKHLA